The following are from one region of the Coffea eugenioides isolate CCC68of chromosome 2, Ceug_1.0, whole genome shotgun sequence genome:
- the LOC113762136 gene encoding growth-regulating factor 8-like isoform X4 translates to MEGSSSSSSSAGITTESHRTQSFPSNNSVMDHHHRPLLSSANGADDDDEDDGGGRGSGPSQNDSGPNEVERSPAPTPTPKPPNHSCHHSSSTGPSRSSSSRATTTSTSTGIVFPDHVVVVTNNGSATAGLAAAAAATTLQPFDSPCSITNTASKSPGGGGGGGLGMAAASAALGFPFTAVQWKELERQAMIYKYMIASVPVPSDLLLPADPTAAPSVLLGGSHGGGGSIYNLRYGNRDLEPGRCKRTDGKKWRCSRDVAPHQKYCERHMHRGRPRSRKPVEQLQSSSVSPDDNPNNNISKKSRLHHTSLHPNPTVAQPNNHSSPQFQGTGTIQQLKDPQLLDASIAFNSIFASSCNYKESNRVFGWAVDGEVMAANRVEQESLHLMDTRRREGLAPIRGYIYGTNASTLQQGYGEEGPLNLFSYATEIAYPGGIHSRNDEYYHAFLNSDLIASKQPQIDQHCPPRGFIDAWSNGDLKTIDESSSVPSSKGYGLSPSSLTLSMAMAAGNALDEGMGLDEDSRPRMPTPKDSPVSWLPLIPGGPLAEVLQPNSVACGSNPASPYASNGDSVSPPATTVSSPTGIFQRALFSHSDGSVCNSPTLAASAAPPEVVAFQWLN, encoded by the exons ATGGAAGGAAGTAGTAGCAGCAGCAGTAGCGCTGGTATCACAACCGAGTCGCATCGTACCCAATCATTTCCGTCCAACAACAGCGTGATGGATCATCATCACCGTCCATTGCTATCATCGGCCAACGGtgctgatgatgatgatgaagatgatggtGGTGGCCGTGGTAGCGGTCCCTCTCAAAACGACAGCGGACCTAACGAGGTGGAGCGCTCCCCAGCACCAACACCAACACCAAAGCCTCCCAATCACAGCTGCCATCATTCTTCTAGTACCGGCCCTAGCCGCAGCAGCAGCAGCCGCGCTACTACTACTAGTACTAGTACTGGTATTGTCTTCCCTGACCATGTTGTTGTTGTTACCAACAATGGGAGTGCAACTGCTGGCTTAGCCGCTGCTGCAGCAGCAACAACTTTGCAGCCTTTTGACTCTCCTTGTTCTATTACCAACACCGCCTCCAAATCCCCAG gaggaggaggaggaggagggctTGGAATGGCGGCAGCTTCAGCAGCTCTGGGTTTTCCTTTTACAGCGGTTCAATGGAAGGAGCTTGAAAGACAAGCTATGATCTACAAATATATGATAGCATCTGTACCCGTACCTTCCGATCTTCTCTTACCTGCAGATCCAACTGCCGCTCCCT CAGTGCTCCTCGGGGGGAGTCATGGAGGTGGTGGTTCAATATACAACTTGAGATATGGGAATAGAGATCTAGAGCCAGGAAGGTGCAAAAGAACGGATGGCAAGAAATGGAGATGCTCTAGAGATGTGGCTCCTCATCAGAAGTACTGCGAGCGCCACATGCACAGAGGCCGTCCCCGTTCAAGAAAGCCTGTGGAACAACTTCAGTCTTCGTCCGTATCTCCCGACGACAATCCCAACAACAACATTAGCAAGAAGTCCCGCCTTCACCACACCTCCCTTCACCCTAACCCCACTGTTGCTCAACCAAACAACCATTCCTCTCCACAGTTTCAAGGAACCGGCACCATCCAGCAGCTCAAGGACCCTCAACTTCTCGATGCATCAATTGCTTTCAATAGTATCTTTGCATCTTCTTGCAATTACAAGGAATCCAACAG GGTTTTCGGCTGGGCCGTGGATGGGGAAGTTATGGCAGCAAATCGGGTTGAGCAAGAGTCGCTGCATTTGATGGACACCAGAAGAAGAGAGGGATTGGCTCCTATCCGGGGCTATATCTACGGCACTAACGCCTCCACTCTGCAACAGGGCTATGGCGAAGAGGGGCCATTGAACTTGTTTTCTTATGCTACTGAAATTGCCTACCCGGGGGGTATCCACAGCCGGAATGATGAGTACTACCATGCGTTCCTGAACTCTGATTTAATTGCATCGAAGCAGCCTCAGATAGACCAGCACTGTCCTCCTAGGGGCTTTATTGATGCGTGGTCAAATGGGGATTTAAAGACAATTGACGAGTCCTCCTCGGTGCCATCTTCAAAAGGGTATGGCCTGTCCCCTTCTTCTCTCACGCTTTCGATGGCTATGGCGGCAGGAAATGCACTTGATGAAGGGATGGGACTGGACGAAGATTCTCGTCCCCGTATGCCCACGCCCAAAGATAGCCCTGTTTCTTGGCTGCCTCTCATTCCAGGTGGGCCACTGGCTGAGGTTTTGCAGCCTAACTCCGTCGCTTGTGGATCAAATCCAGCATCTCCATACGCTAGTAACGGCGACTCAGTCAGCCCTCCGGCAACCACGGTTTCATCACCGACTGGCATTTTCCAAAGAGCGTTGTTTTCTCACTCTGATGGCAGCGTCTGCAACAGCCCAACTCTAGCGGCTTCGGCTGCTCCACCAGAGGTCGTCGCTTTCCAGTGGCTTAATTGA
- the LOC113762136 gene encoding growth-regulating factor 8-like isoform X3, which yields MEGSSSSSSSAGITTESHRTQSFPSNNSVMDHHHRPLLSSANGADDDDEDDGGGRGSGPSQNDSGPNEVERSPAPTPTPKPPNHSCHHSSSTGPSRSSSSRATTTSTSTGIVFPDHVVVVTNNGSATAGLAAAAAATTLQPFDSPCSITNTASKSPALGFPFTAVQWKELERQAMIYKYMIASVPVPSDLLLPADPTAAPSVLLGGSHGGGGSIYNLRYGNRDLEPGRCKRTDGKKWRCSRDVAPHQKYCERHMHRGRPRSRKPVEQLQSSSVSPDDNPNNNISKKSRLHHTSLHPNPTVAQPNNHSSPQFQGTGTIQQLKDPQLLDASIAFNSIFASSCNYKESNRVFGWAVDGEVMAANRVEQESLHLMDTRRREGLAPIRGYIYGTNASTLQQGYGEEGPLNLFSYATEIAYPGGIHSRNDEYYHAFLNSDLIASKQPQIDQHCPPRGFIDAWSNGDLKTIDESSSVPSSKGYGLSPSSLTLSMAMAAGNALDEGMGLDEDSRPRMPTPKDSPVSWLPLIPGGPLAEVLQPNSVACGSNPASPYASNGDSVSPPATTVSSPTGIFQRALFSHSDGSVCNSPTLAASAAPPEVVAFQWLN from the exons ATGGAAGGAAGTAGTAGCAGCAGCAGTAGCGCTGGTATCACAACCGAGTCGCATCGTACCCAATCATTTCCGTCCAACAACAGCGTGATGGATCATCATCACCGTCCATTGCTATCATCGGCCAACGGtgctgatgatgatgatgaagatgatggtGGTGGCCGTGGTAGCGGTCCCTCTCAAAACGACAGCGGACCTAACGAGGTGGAGCGCTCCCCAGCACCAACACCAACACCAAAGCCTCCCAATCACAGCTGCCATCATTCTTCTAGTACCGGCCCTAGCCGCAGCAGCAGCAGCCGCGCTACTACTACTAGTACTAGTACTGGTATTGTCTTCCCTGACCATGTTGTTGTTGTTACCAACAATGGGAGTGCAACTGCTGGCTTAGCCGCTGCTGCAGCAGCAACAACTTTGCAGCCTTTTGACTCTCCTTGTTCTATTACCAACACCGCCTCCAAATCCCCAG CTCTGGGTTTTCCTTTTACAGCGGTTCAATGGAAGGAGCTTGAAAGACAAGCTATGATCTACAAATATATGATAGCATCTGTACCCGTACCTTCCGATCTTCTCTTACCTGCAGATCCAACTGCCGCTCCCT CAGTGCTCCTCGGGGGGAGTCATGGAGGTGGTGGTTCAATATACAACTTGAGATATGGGAATAGAGATCTAGAGCCAGGAAGGTGCAAAAGAACGGATGGCAAGAAATGGAGATGCTCTAGAGATGTGGCTCCTCATCAGAAGTACTGCGAGCGCCACATGCACAGAGGCCGTCCCCGTTCAAGAAAGCCTGTGGAACAACTTCAGTCTTCGTCCGTATCTCCCGACGACAATCCCAACAACAACATTAGCAAGAAGTCCCGCCTTCACCACACCTCCCTTCACCCTAACCCCACTGTTGCTCAACCAAACAACCATTCCTCTCCACAGTTTCAAGGAACCGGCACCATCCAGCAGCTCAAGGACCCTCAACTTCTCGATGCATCAATTGCTTTCAATAGTATCTTTGCATCTTCTTGCAATTACAAGGAATCCAACAG GGTTTTCGGCTGGGCCGTGGATGGGGAAGTTATGGCAGCAAATCGGGTTGAGCAAGAGTCGCTGCATTTGATGGACACCAGAAGAAGAGAGGGATTGGCTCCTATCCGGGGCTATATCTACGGCACTAACGCCTCCACTCTGCAACAGGGCTATGGCGAAGAGGGGCCATTGAACTTGTTTTCTTATGCTACTGAAATTGCCTACCCGGGGGGTATCCACAGCCGGAATGATGAGTACTACCATGCGTTCCTGAACTCTGATTTAATTGCATCGAAGCAGCCTCAGATAGACCAGCACTGTCCTCCTAGGGGCTTTATTGATGCGTGGTCAAATGGGGATTTAAAGACAATTGACGAGTCCTCCTCGGTGCCATCTTCAAAAGGGTATGGCCTGTCCCCTTCTTCTCTCACGCTTTCGATGGCTATGGCGGCAGGAAATGCACTTGATGAAGGGATGGGACTGGACGAAGATTCTCGTCCCCGTATGCCCACGCCCAAAGATAGCCCTGTTTCTTGGCTGCCTCTCATTCCAGGTGGGCCACTGGCTGAGGTTTTGCAGCCTAACTCCGTCGCTTGTGGATCAAATCCAGCATCTCCATACGCTAGTAACGGCGACTCAGTCAGCCCTCCGGCAACCACGGTTTCATCACCGACTGGCATTTTCCAAAGAGCGTTGTTTTCTCACTCTGATGGCAGCGTCTGCAACAGCCCAACTCTAGCGGCTTCGGCTGCTCCACCAGAGGTCGTCGCTTTCCAGTGGCTTAATTGA
- the LOC113762136 gene encoding growth-regulating factor 8-like isoform X1, with translation MEGSSSSSSSAGITTESHRTQSFPSNNSVMDHHHRPLLSSANGADDDDEDDGGGRGSGPSQNDSGPNEVERSPAPTPTPKPPNHSCHHSSSTGPSRSSSSRATTTSTSTGIVFPDHVVVVTNNGSATAGLAAAAAATTLQPFDSPCSITNTASKSPGGGGLGMAAASAALGFPFTAVQWKELERQAMIYKYMIASVPVPSDLLLPADPTAAPSVLLGGSHGGGGSIYNLRYGNRDLEPGRCKRTDGKKWRCSRDVAPHQKYCERHMHRGRPRSRKPVEQLQSSSVSPDDNPNNNISKKSRLHHTSLHPNPTVAQPNNHSSPQFQGTGTIQQLKDPQLLDASIAFNSIFASSCNYKESNRVFGWAVDGEVMAANRVEQESLHLMDTRRREGLAPIRGYIYGTNASTLQQGYGEEGPLNLFSYATEIAYPGGIHSRNDEYYHAFLNSDLIASKQPQIDQHCPPRGFIDAWSNGDLKTIDESSSVPSSKGYGLSPSSLTLSMAMAAGNALDEGMGLDEDSRPRMPTPKDSPVSWLPLIPGGPLAEVLQPNSVACGSNPASPYASNGDSVSPPATTVSSPTGIFQRALFSHSDGSVCNSPTLAASAAPPEVVAFQWLN, from the exons ATGGAAGGAAGTAGTAGCAGCAGCAGTAGCGCTGGTATCACAACCGAGTCGCATCGTACCCAATCATTTCCGTCCAACAACAGCGTGATGGATCATCATCACCGTCCATTGCTATCATCGGCCAACGGtgctgatgatgatgatgaagatgatggtGGTGGCCGTGGTAGCGGTCCCTCTCAAAACGACAGCGGACCTAACGAGGTGGAGCGCTCCCCAGCACCAACACCAACACCAAAGCCTCCCAATCACAGCTGCCATCATTCTTCTAGTACCGGCCCTAGCCGCAGCAGCAGCAGCCGCGCTACTACTACTAGTACTAGTACTGGTATTGTCTTCCCTGACCATGTTGTTGTTGTTACCAACAATGGGAGTGCAACTGCTGGCTTAGCCGCTGCTGCAGCAGCAACAACTTTGCAGCCTTTTGACTCTCCTTGTTCTATTACCAACACCGCCTCCAAATCCCCAG gaggaggagggctTGGAATGGCGGCAGCTTCAGCAGCTCTGGGTTTTCCTTTTACAGCGGTTCAATGGAAGGAGCTTGAAAGACAAGCTATGATCTACAAATATATGATAGCATCTGTACCCGTACCTTCCGATCTTCTCTTACCTGCAGATCCAACTGCCGCTCCCT CAGTGCTCCTCGGGGGGAGTCATGGAGGTGGTGGTTCAATATACAACTTGAGATATGGGAATAGAGATCTAGAGCCAGGAAGGTGCAAAAGAACGGATGGCAAGAAATGGAGATGCTCTAGAGATGTGGCTCCTCATCAGAAGTACTGCGAGCGCCACATGCACAGAGGCCGTCCCCGTTCAAGAAAGCCTGTGGAACAACTTCAGTCTTCGTCCGTATCTCCCGACGACAATCCCAACAACAACATTAGCAAGAAGTCCCGCCTTCACCACACCTCCCTTCACCCTAACCCCACTGTTGCTCAACCAAACAACCATTCCTCTCCACAGTTTCAAGGAACCGGCACCATCCAGCAGCTCAAGGACCCTCAACTTCTCGATGCATCAATTGCTTTCAATAGTATCTTTGCATCTTCTTGCAATTACAAGGAATCCAACAG GGTTTTCGGCTGGGCCGTGGATGGGGAAGTTATGGCAGCAAATCGGGTTGAGCAAGAGTCGCTGCATTTGATGGACACCAGAAGAAGAGAGGGATTGGCTCCTATCCGGGGCTATATCTACGGCACTAACGCCTCCACTCTGCAACAGGGCTATGGCGAAGAGGGGCCATTGAACTTGTTTTCTTATGCTACTGAAATTGCCTACCCGGGGGGTATCCACAGCCGGAATGATGAGTACTACCATGCGTTCCTGAACTCTGATTTAATTGCATCGAAGCAGCCTCAGATAGACCAGCACTGTCCTCCTAGGGGCTTTATTGATGCGTGGTCAAATGGGGATTTAAAGACAATTGACGAGTCCTCCTCGGTGCCATCTTCAAAAGGGTATGGCCTGTCCCCTTCTTCTCTCACGCTTTCGATGGCTATGGCGGCAGGAAATGCACTTGATGAAGGGATGGGACTGGACGAAGATTCTCGTCCCCGTATGCCCACGCCCAAAGATAGCCCTGTTTCTTGGCTGCCTCTCATTCCAGGTGGGCCACTGGCTGAGGTTTTGCAGCCTAACTCCGTCGCTTGTGGATCAAATCCAGCATCTCCATACGCTAGTAACGGCGACTCAGTCAGCCCTCCGGCAACCACGGTTTCATCACCGACTGGCATTTTCCAAAGAGCGTTGTTTTCTCACTCTGATGGCAGCGTCTGCAACAGCCCAACTCTAGCGGCTTCGGCTGCTCCACCAGAGGTCGTCGCTTTCCAGTGGCTTAATTGA
- the LOC113762136 gene encoding growth-regulating factor 8-like isoform X5, translated as MEGSSSSSSSAGITTESHRTQSFPSNNSVMDHHHRPLLSSANGADDDDEDDGGGRGSGPSQNDSGPNEVERSPAPTPTPKPPNHSCHHSSSTGPSRSSSSRATTTSTSTGIVFPDHVVVVTNNGSATAGLAAAAAATTLQPFDSPCSITNTASKSPGGGGGGGLGMAAASAALGFPFTAVQWKELERQAMIYKYMIASVPVPSDLLLPADPTAAPLLLGGSHGGGGSIYNLRYGNRDLEPGRCKRTDGKKWRCSRDVAPHQKYCERHMHRGRPRSRKPVEQLQSSSVSPDDNPNNNISKKSRLHHTSLHPNPTVAQPNNHSSPQFQGTGTIQQLKDPQLLDASIAFNSIFASSCNYKESNRVFGWAVDGEVMAANRVEQESLHLMDTRRREGLAPIRGYIYGTNASTLQQGYGEEGPLNLFSYATEIAYPGGIHSRNDEYYHAFLNSDLIASKQPQIDQHCPPRGFIDAWSNGDLKTIDESSSVPSSKGYGLSPSSLTLSMAMAAGNALDEGMGLDEDSRPRMPTPKDSPVSWLPLIPGGPLAEVLQPNSVACGSNPASPYASNGDSVSPPATTVSSPTGIFQRALFSHSDGSVCNSPTLAASAAPPEVVAFQWLN; from the exons ATGGAAGGAAGTAGTAGCAGCAGCAGTAGCGCTGGTATCACAACCGAGTCGCATCGTACCCAATCATTTCCGTCCAACAACAGCGTGATGGATCATCATCACCGTCCATTGCTATCATCGGCCAACGGtgctgatgatgatgatgaagatgatggtGGTGGCCGTGGTAGCGGTCCCTCTCAAAACGACAGCGGACCTAACGAGGTGGAGCGCTCCCCAGCACCAACACCAACACCAAAGCCTCCCAATCACAGCTGCCATCATTCTTCTAGTACCGGCCCTAGCCGCAGCAGCAGCAGCCGCGCTACTACTACTAGTACTAGTACTGGTATTGTCTTCCCTGACCATGTTGTTGTTGTTACCAACAATGGGAGTGCAACTGCTGGCTTAGCCGCTGCTGCAGCAGCAACAACTTTGCAGCCTTTTGACTCTCCTTGTTCTATTACCAACACCGCCTCCAAATCCCCAG gaggaggaggaggaggagggctTGGAATGGCGGCAGCTTCAGCAGCTCTGGGTTTTCCTTTTACAGCGGTTCAATGGAAGGAGCTTGAAAGACAAGCTATGATCTACAAATATATGATAGCATCTGTACCCGTACCTTCCGATCTTCTCTTACCTGCAGATCCAACTGCCGCTCCCT TGCTCCTCGGGGGGAGTCATGGAGGTGGTGGTTCAATATACAACTTGAGATATGGGAATAGAGATCTAGAGCCAGGAAGGTGCAAAAGAACGGATGGCAAGAAATGGAGATGCTCTAGAGATGTGGCTCCTCATCAGAAGTACTGCGAGCGCCACATGCACAGAGGCCGTCCCCGTTCAAGAAAGCCTGTGGAACAACTTCAGTCTTCGTCCGTATCTCCCGACGACAATCCCAACAACAACATTAGCAAGAAGTCCCGCCTTCACCACACCTCCCTTCACCCTAACCCCACTGTTGCTCAACCAAACAACCATTCCTCTCCACAGTTTCAAGGAACCGGCACCATCCAGCAGCTCAAGGACCCTCAACTTCTCGATGCATCAATTGCTTTCAATAGTATCTTTGCATCTTCTTGCAATTACAAGGAATCCAACAG GGTTTTCGGCTGGGCCGTGGATGGGGAAGTTATGGCAGCAAATCGGGTTGAGCAAGAGTCGCTGCATTTGATGGACACCAGAAGAAGAGAGGGATTGGCTCCTATCCGGGGCTATATCTACGGCACTAACGCCTCCACTCTGCAACAGGGCTATGGCGAAGAGGGGCCATTGAACTTGTTTTCTTATGCTACTGAAATTGCCTACCCGGGGGGTATCCACAGCCGGAATGATGAGTACTACCATGCGTTCCTGAACTCTGATTTAATTGCATCGAAGCAGCCTCAGATAGACCAGCACTGTCCTCCTAGGGGCTTTATTGATGCGTGGTCAAATGGGGATTTAAAGACAATTGACGAGTCCTCCTCGGTGCCATCTTCAAAAGGGTATGGCCTGTCCCCTTCTTCTCTCACGCTTTCGATGGCTATGGCGGCAGGAAATGCACTTGATGAAGGGATGGGACTGGACGAAGATTCTCGTCCCCGTATGCCCACGCCCAAAGATAGCCCTGTTTCTTGGCTGCCTCTCATTCCAGGTGGGCCACTGGCTGAGGTTTTGCAGCCTAACTCCGTCGCTTGTGGATCAAATCCAGCATCTCCATACGCTAGTAACGGCGACTCAGTCAGCCCTCCGGCAACCACGGTTTCATCACCGACTGGCATTTTCCAAAGAGCGTTGTTTTCTCACTCTGATGGCAGCGTCTGCAACAGCCCAACTCTAGCGGCTTCGGCTGCTCCACCAGAGGTCGTCGCTTTCCAGTGGCTTAATTGA
- the LOC113762136 gene encoding growth-regulating factor 8-like isoform X2, translated as MEGSSSSSSSAGITTESHRTQSFPSNNSVMDHHHRPLLSSANGADDDDEDDGGGRGSGPSQNDSGPNEVERSPAPTPTPKPPNHSCHHSSSTGPSRSSSSRATTTSTSTGIVFPDHVVVVTNNGSATAGLAAAAAATTLQPFDSPCSITNTASKSPGGGLGMAAASAALGFPFTAVQWKELERQAMIYKYMIASVPVPSDLLLPADPTAAPSVLLGGSHGGGGSIYNLRYGNRDLEPGRCKRTDGKKWRCSRDVAPHQKYCERHMHRGRPRSRKPVEQLQSSSVSPDDNPNNNISKKSRLHHTSLHPNPTVAQPNNHSSPQFQGTGTIQQLKDPQLLDASIAFNSIFASSCNYKESNRVFGWAVDGEVMAANRVEQESLHLMDTRRREGLAPIRGYIYGTNASTLQQGYGEEGPLNLFSYATEIAYPGGIHSRNDEYYHAFLNSDLIASKQPQIDQHCPPRGFIDAWSNGDLKTIDESSSVPSSKGYGLSPSSLTLSMAMAAGNALDEGMGLDEDSRPRMPTPKDSPVSWLPLIPGGPLAEVLQPNSVACGSNPASPYASNGDSVSPPATTVSSPTGIFQRALFSHSDGSVCNSPTLAASAAPPEVVAFQWLN; from the exons ATGGAAGGAAGTAGTAGCAGCAGCAGTAGCGCTGGTATCACAACCGAGTCGCATCGTACCCAATCATTTCCGTCCAACAACAGCGTGATGGATCATCATCACCGTCCATTGCTATCATCGGCCAACGGtgctgatgatgatgatgaagatgatggtGGTGGCCGTGGTAGCGGTCCCTCTCAAAACGACAGCGGACCTAACGAGGTGGAGCGCTCCCCAGCACCAACACCAACACCAAAGCCTCCCAATCACAGCTGCCATCATTCTTCTAGTACCGGCCCTAGCCGCAGCAGCAGCAGCCGCGCTACTACTACTAGTACTAGTACTGGTATTGTCTTCCCTGACCATGTTGTTGTTGTTACCAACAATGGGAGTGCAACTGCTGGCTTAGCCGCTGCTGCAGCAGCAACAACTTTGCAGCCTTTTGACTCTCCTTGTTCTATTACCAACACCGCCTCCAAATCCCCAG gaggagggctTGGAATGGCGGCAGCTTCAGCAGCTCTGGGTTTTCCTTTTACAGCGGTTCAATGGAAGGAGCTTGAAAGACAAGCTATGATCTACAAATATATGATAGCATCTGTACCCGTACCTTCCGATCTTCTCTTACCTGCAGATCCAACTGCCGCTCCCT CAGTGCTCCTCGGGGGGAGTCATGGAGGTGGTGGTTCAATATACAACTTGAGATATGGGAATAGAGATCTAGAGCCAGGAAGGTGCAAAAGAACGGATGGCAAGAAATGGAGATGCTCTAGAGATGTGGCTCCTCATCAGAAGTACTGCGAGCGCCACATGCACAGAGGCCGTCCCCGTTCAAGAAAGCCTGTGGAACAACTTCAGTCTTCGTCCGTATCTCCCGACGACAATCCCAACAACAACATTAGCAAGAAGTCCCGCCTTCACCACACCTCCCTTCACCCTAACCCCACTGTTGCTCAACCAAACAACCATTCCTCTCCACAGTTTCAAGGAACCGGCACCATCCAGCAGCTCAAGGACCCTCAACTTCTCGATGCATCAATTGCTTTCAATAGTATCTTTGCATCTTCTTGCAATTACAAGGAATCCAACAG GGTTTTCGGCTGGGCCGTGGATGGGGAAGTTATGGCAGCAAATCGGGTTGAGCAAGAGTCGCTGCATTTGATGGACACCAGAAGAAGAGAGGGATTGGCTCCTATCCGGGGCTATATCTACGGCACTAACGCCTCCACTCTGCAACAGGGCTATGGCGAAGAGGGGCCATTGAACTTGTTTTCTTATGCTACTGAAATTGCCTACCCGGGGGGTATCCACAGCCGGAATGATGAGTACTACCATGCGTTCCTGAACTCTGATTTAATTGCATCGAAGCAGCCTCAGATAGACCAGCACTGTCCTCCTAGGGGCTTTATTGATGCGTGGTCAAATGGGGATTTAAAGACAATTGACGAGTCCTCCTCGGTGCCATCTTCAAAAGGGTATGGCCTGTCCCCTTCTTCTCTCACGCTTTCGATGGCTATGGCGGCAGGAAATGCACTTGATGAAGGGATGGGACTGGACGAAGATTCTCGTCCCCGTATGCCCACGCCCAAAGATAGCCCTGTTTCTTGGCTGCCTCTCATTCCAGGTGGGCCACTGGCTGAGGTTTTGCAGCCTAACTCCGTCGCTTGTGGATCAAATCCAGCATCTCCATACGCTAGTAACGGCGACTCAGTCAGCCCTCCGGCAACCACGGTTTCATCACCGACTGGCATTTTCCAAAGAGCGTTGTTTTCTCACTCTGATGGCAGCGTCTGCAACAGCCCAACTCTAGCGGCTTCGGCTGCTCCACCAGAGGTCGTCGCTTTCCAGTGGCTTAATTGA